Proteins co-encoded in one Pelobates fuscus isolate aPelFus1 chromosome 5, aPelFus1.pri, whole genome shotgun sequence genomic window:
- the LOC134611436 gene encoding solute carrier family 46 member 2-like produces MVMVRTWIEPVVATAQLSYSFYDTGLLMVVQGYYNRTNPTSNSSSEDTLQKSISDFYIIYNLLTKLTPFLSAYIVTKLGDKIHKKITLCLPLTGYLVSTLIFLFLILWDWPIQVIFGSGAFIGLTGGFPIFWSGVMVWASLSSSESHRSIRLTANECVFGIAGFAGSLISGHIFNNLQFGNHQGVVLVTCSIIGYTLCLIYSICVLRIPCSKESNITPSASHEDKDTDIPESQQDNIEYTESSSLINAKSSESLPDNPNNVSRKSPVSKVLIFLLFISAALYNSSVNGAEDVISLFVLKEPLKWGPVEVGYGNAAAYMIFVTSFLGVIVLSKCFSDLSMIVIGMFSFAAGIMTMAFVSQSFMFYIARVAMIFSLIPVPTIRSMLSKRVQESSYGKIFVVLQIILSVIGVMASVAFNAIYQVTLHWFSGFTFIVIFIIAFISCIPISIVFCREKMRKEK; encoded by the exons ATGGTAATGGTGAGGACCTGGATTGAGCCGGTGGTTGCAACAGCCCAACTGTCCTACTCTTTCTACGACACAGGTCTGCTTATGGTGGTGCAGGGCTACTATAACCGGACTAACCCAACAAGTAACAGTTCGAGTGAGGATACTTTACAAAAATCCATTTCAGATTTCTACATAATCTACAACCTTCTCACAAAACTGACCCCTTTCCTGTCTGCTTATATAGTGACAAAGCTTGGAGACAAAATACACAAGAAGATTACTCTTTGTCTTCCTCTGACAGGATATCTGGTATCTACCTTGATATTTCTTTTCTTGATTCTATGGGATTGGCCAATACAGGTGATCTTCGGATCTGGTGCATTCATTGGTTTAACTGGCGGATTCCCAATATTCTGGTCTGGAGTCATGGTTTGGGCATCACTGAGTTCATCTGAGAGCCATAGGTCCATACGGCTCACTGCAAATGAATGTGTGTTTGGGATAGCAGGTTTTGCGGGCAGCTTAATATCTGGGCATATCTTTAATAATCTTCAATTTGGAAACCACCAAGGGGTTGTTCTAGTCACCTGTAGCATAATAGGTTATACGTTGTGCCTTATATATAGTATATGTGTTTTGAGAATTCCTTGTTCTAAAGAGTCAAACATAACACCTTCTGCATCACATGAGGACAAAGACACAGATATTCCGGAAAGCCAACAGGACAATATTGAATATACCGAGAGCAGTAGTTTGATCAATGCCAAGTCCAGTGAATCATTACCAGATAACCCAAATAATGTTTCTAGAAAAAGTCCTGTCTCCAAGGTCCTAATTTTCCTCCTTTTCATTAGTGCTGCCCTATACAATTCATCAGTAAATGGTGCAGAAGATGTGATTAGTCTATTTGTACTAAAGGAGCCTCTAAAATGGGGACCGGTAGAAGTGGGCTATGGAAATGCAGCAGCCTATATGATATTTGTTACAAGTTTTCTGGGAGTTATTGTTCTCTCCAAGTGTTTCAGTGATCTGAGCATGATCGTAATTGGAATGTTCTCATTTGCTGCTGGAATTATGACAATGGCCTTTGTTTCTCAGAGTTTCATGTTTTACATTG CTCGAGTTGCAATGATATTTTCTCTGATACCAGTGCCGACAATCAGATCTATGTTATCCAAACGGGTTCAGGAATCTTCATACG GAAAAATCTTTGTTGTACTCCAAATTATCCTATCAGTCATTGGTGTGATGGCTTCAGTTGCATTCAATGCGATTTACCAAGTTACATTACATTGGTTTAGTGGATTCACCTTTATTGTGATCTTCATCATTGCATTCATAAGCTGTATTCCCATCAG CATTGTAttctgcagggaaaaaatgagaaaggaaaaataa